A genomic window from Punica granatum isolate Tunisia-2019 chromosome 2, ASM765513v2, whole genome shotgun sequence includes:
- the LOC116194879 gene encoding germin-like protein subfamily 1 member 13, whose amino-acid sequence MKLFVILFVCALAFSSSFAYDPSPLQDICVAIAEPKNAVFVNGKFCKNPNLTVADDFLYQGLNMPGDTNNKLGSKVTPVTVDQIPGLNTLGISAARIDFAPYGLNPPHTHPRGTEFLIVVEGELYVGFVLSNQLGNRLITKVLKPGDVFVFPIGMIHFQLNVGKSNAVAFAGLSSQNPGVITIANAVFGAKPPINPDVLTKAFQVDKKAIDYLQSQFWYDNN is encoded by the exons ATGAAGCTCTTTGTGATCCTCTTCGTGTGTGCTTTGGCATTCTCAAGTAGCTTTGCCTATGATCCCAGTCCCCTCCAGGATATTTGTGTAGCTATAGCTGAGCCCAAAAATGCTG tGTTTGTGAATGGGAAATTCTGCAAGAACCCCAATCTTACGGTTGCTGATGATTTCCTCTACCAAGGGCTCAACATGCCCGGGGATACCAATAACAAGCTTGGGTCAAAAGTGACCCCTGTCACCGTTGATCAGATCCCAGGGCTCAACACTCTAGGGATCTCTGCAGCACGTATCGATTTCGCCCCTTACGGCCTGAACCCACCGCACACCCACCCTCGTGGAACTGAGTTCCTCATAGTCGTCGAGGGCGAGCTCTATGTTGGGTTCGTCTTGTCTAACCAACTAGGAAACAGGCTCATCACCAAAGTCTTGAAGCCTGGAGACGTGTTTGTGTTCCCAATTGGGATGATTCACTTCCAGCTCAACGTGGGAAAGAGCAATGCTGTTGCATTTGCGGGCTTGAGCAGCCAGAACCCTGGAGTCATAACAATTGCCAATGCCGTGTTCGGAGCTAAGCCACCGATTAACCCGGATGTCTTGACCAAGGCATTCCAGGTGGATAAGAAAGCTATAGATTATCTACAATCCCAGTTCTGGTACGACAACAACTGA